In Armigeres subalbatus isolate Guangzhou_Male unplaced genomic scaffold, GZ_Asu_2 Contig930, whole genome shotgun sequence, the following proteins share a genomic window:
- the LOC134204827 gene encoding protein disulfide-isomerase TMX3-like, translated as MFLYQLKCLVFLTLALLGASTGADGSRVLELSDRFLDVRNEGQWFVMFYAPWCGHCKKLEPVWAHVAQALFNTNIRVGRVDCTRFTAVAQAFKVNAYPTILFIKGPYDYAYNGDRTKDELIHFVNRLSGPPVQQVTRAASIDILKSNNPIFFTYVGKQDGLLWDVFYSAAEVYQPHSYFYATSVEIAKRHFDIDTVPAALVYKERSHYYFQYSDNFEFIEPAHLNESLFRWINEERFPTFPKVTRGNIHHILQTKKYLVLAVVEENKLSEIAAHEQEFRDMVEIFVHKNKHKYHGRFQFGWVGTPDLAHSIAMDKLATPHLIVLNASTNEHHIPEDDPLQLTPEAIELFLDSIHNQTAQAFGGNSIPVRIYRAWFEAKNSLYEMWMGNPVLTSVLFGLPLGFLSLILYSICCADILDADEEEDEPKHEKKE; from the exons ATGTTCTTATATCAATTGAAATGTTTGGTCTTCCTGACGCTAG CGCTATTGGGCGCCAGCACTGGCGCAGATGGTTCCCGTGTGCTGGAACTTAGTGACCGCTTTCTGGACGTCCGAAACGAAGGCCAGTGGTTTGTGATGTTTTATGCTCCTTGGTGCGGTCACTGCAAGAAACTGGAACCGGTATGGGCTCATGTCGCTCAGGCTCTCTTCAATACGAATATCCGTGTTGGACGGGTGGATTGCACCCGATTCACTGCAGTGGCGCAAGCGTTTAAGGTGAATGCGTATCCTACGATTTTGTT CATAAAAGGCCCTTACGACTATGCCTACAATGGGGATCGAACCAAGGATGAGTTGATCCACTTCGTGAATAGACTCTCGGGGCCACCGGTTCAGCAGGTCACCCGTGCGGCCAGTATTGATATCCTAAAATCAAATAACCCAATCTTCTTCACGTACGTTGGCAAACAGGATGGTCTTTTGTGGGATGTGTTTTATAGTGCAGCGGAAGTCTATCAGCCACACAGCTATTTCTACGCAACATCAGTGGAGATAGCGAAGCGGCACTTCGACATCGATACCGTCCCGGCCGCCTTGGTATACAAAGAACGCAGTCACTACTACTTCCAATATTCGGATAATTTCGAGTTTATCGAACCTGCTCATTTGAACGAATCGCTGTTCAGATGGATCAACGAAGAACGATTCCCGACATTCCCAAAGGTGACCCGAGGCAATATACATCACATTTTGCAGACGAAGAAGTACCTCGTGTTGGCGGTGGTCGAAGAAAACAAGCTGAGCGAAATCGCAGCCCATGAGCAGGAGTTCAGAGACATGGTGGAGATTTTCGTCCACAAGAATAAACACAAGTATCACGGACGCTTCCAGTTCGGTTGGGTTGGAACACCCGATCTGGCACATTCCATTGCCATGGATAAGCTGGCCACACCCCATCTTATAGTGCTGAATGCCAGCACTAACGAACACCACATTCCGGAGGACGATCCCCTTCAGCTAACACCGGAGGCAATTGAATTGTTTTTGGATAGTATTCACAATCAGACGGCTCAG GCATTCGGTGGAAATTCGATTCCGGTGCGGATCTACCGCGCCTGGTTCGAGGCCAAGAACTCTCTGTACGAGATGTGGATGGGTAATCCAGTCCTCACGTCGGTCCTGTTCGGGCTTCCACTGGGATTCCTCTCACTGATCCTTTACTCGATCTGCTGTGCGGATATCCTGGATGCTGACGAGGAAGAAGATGAACCCAAACACGAGAAAAAGGAATAA
- the LOC134204825 gene encoding uncharacterized protein LOC134204825 — translation MEETRAVPPFRCDRIETSKLAREWKGWKESLECYFAAYDITDQKVMRAKMLHLGGSALQTVFKNLKDYDHMPLVALYPRWYDTAVEKLDEFFEPRNQSSSERRKLRQMKQNTGERFADYIIRLKQQVAECGFEKYGAEIEQVLKDIHLTDAVVEGCSSNEVRRMILLKDLPFNDIEAFGITQESVEHQLTEIKSARPAAHSGENIYKVRTQNREHRTVFKDGTNRTKSMKTCFNCGRQGHLSSSQVCPARGKQCHSCKKLWTLRKAMSQTKADKKRTF, via the exons ATGGAAGAAACGAGAGCTGTTCCACCTTTCCGTTGCGATAGAATCGAGACAAGTAAGCTTGCTCGAGAATGGAAAGGATGGAAGGAATCTTTGGAGTGTTACTTCGCGGCATACGATATTACCGACCAGAAAGTTATGCGAGCAAAAATGCTTCACCTCGGTGGCTCTGCTTTACAGACGGTTTTCAAAAACCTCAAGGATTATGACCATATGCCGCTTGTTGCACTATATCCAAGATGGTATGACACAGCGGTGGAAAAACTCGATGAATTTTTCGAACCAAGGAATCAGAGCAGTTCAGAACGCAGGAAACTTCGTCAAATGAAGCAAAACACCGGTGAGAGATTTGCCGATTATATTATCCGTCTGAAGCAGCAGGTGGCTGAATGCGGATTCGAAAAGTACGGAGCTGAGATCGAGCAAGTTTTGAAAGATATCCACTTGACCGATGCCGTTGTCGAAGGATGCTCGTCAAATGAAGTACGCAGAATGATTCTACTGAAG GACTTGCCTTTCAACGACATTGAAGCGTTTGGAATTACCCAAGAAAGTGTGGAGCATCAACTTACAGAAATAAAATCAGCCCGCCCGGCTGCTCATTCAGGTGAAAATATATACAAGGTTCGAACCCAGAACCGGGAGCATCGTACTGTTTTCAAAGATGGTACTAACAGGACAAAGTCgatgaaaacatgtttcaattGTGGTCGACAGGGGCATTTGTCATCATCGCAGGTCTGCCCGGCACGCGGTAAACAATGCCATAGCTGTAAAAAACTATGGACACTTCGAAAAGCTATGTCGCAAACGAAAGCCGATAAGAAACGAACCTTCTGA
- the LOC134204826 gene encoding uncharacterized protein K02A2.6-like has translation MRRIPLPLEEAVAKKITELLKRDIIEPKTGPTSWVSPLVIVGKANGEPRLCIDLRRVNEAVLREHHPMPVVDDYIARLGRGSVWSKLDIREAFLQVELAEECRDITTFMTNRGLFRFKRLPFGLVTAPEMFQKSMDEILADCSGTYWYLDDIIIEGKDLEEHDSRLAKVLSRLKDRGVELKWDKCQFRVTQLEFLGHKISEEGISPSESKVAALLSFREPRNEAEVRSFLGLANYLNKFIPQLATVDEPLRKLLIKDIKFEWTSKASEAFQSIKTALSNVSNLGFYKVEDHTAVIADASPVGLGAILLQFDDNNTKRIISFASKSLTETERRYCQTEKEALAVVWSVERFKYYLLGKKFDILTDCKVLELLFSRRSKPCARIERWVLRLQTFDYNILYVSGKDNVADPLSRLAVQEPKPFDHAEEIFVREIATQAANCAALTWDEVVLATETDEEILNVLHILKTGDVQNLPIEYRVVSNELCDFQGVLLRGDRIVIPTSLREKVLITAHEGHPGIVMMKSHLRSNVWWPKMDNAVELFVKRCRGCTLVAAPEPPEPMHRSRLPSSPWQTLALDFLGPLPEGQHLLVVVDCYSRYMEVIELETTTTKDVTRELMIMFSRYGIPSFLKADNAPQISSNCEEFREFCSTNGIKLLNTIPYWPQSNGEVERQNRSILKRLRISQELGKDWRNELRLYLLTYHSTKHSTTGKSPGELMFGRQIQSKLPTISKYQEDGEVRERDAVVKEKGKEYGDKKRQAKKSYIQQGDVVLAKRMRKTNKLDTDFANEEFVVLRKEGTDTLIQSKATDKQYRRSSAHQKKIEDREICKNNQSIDSKPVSSTAQYGSENLSKSTHTSTESTTSCRSPSARRSRNAPAKYEDYVPH, from the exons ATGCGCCGTATTCCGCTACCGTTGGAAGAAGCAGTTGCAAAGAAGATAACGGAATTGCTGAAACGTGACATCATTGAGCCCAAGACAGGTCCAACCAGCTGGGTATCTCCACTTGTTATCGTTGGGAAAGCTAACGGTGAGCCTCGATTATGCATTGATCTTCGGCGTGTGAATGAGGCTGTTCTTCGCGAGCATCACCCGATGCCCGTTGTAGACGATTACATTGCGCGATTGGGGAGAGGATCCGTTTGGAGCAAACTTGATATTCGTGAGgcgtttttacaagtggaactGGCAGAAGAATGCCGGGACATAACAACGTTCATGACAAATCGAGGGCTATTCCGTTTCAAGAGACTGCCGTTCGGCTTGGTAACGGcaccggaaatgttccagaaATCTATGGACGAGATATTGGCGGATTGTAGCGGCACCTATTGGTATCTCGATGACATTATTATTGAGGGGAAGGACCTCGAGGAGCACGATAGTCGCCTTGCAAAG GTTCTTTCGAGATTAAAGGATAGGGGAGTGGAACTCAAATGGGACAAGTGTCAGTTTCGCGTTACTCAACTTGAGTTTTTGGGCCACAAAATCtcggaagaaggaataagtccGTCGGAGTCGAAAGTTGCCGCACTATTATCTTTCAGAGAGCCTCGAAATGAAGCAGAGGTACGTAGTTTCCTCGGGTTGGCCAATTACCTGAATAAATTTATTCCGCAACTTGCTACCGTTGACGAACCGTTAAGAAAACTGTTGATCAAAGATATTAAGTTTGAGTGGACTAGCAAGGCATCAGAAGCATTTCAATCCATCAAAACTGCTTTAAGTAATGTTAGCAATCTGGGTTTCTACAAAGTAGAAGATCATACGGCTGTTATTGCGGATGCCAGTCCTGTCGGGTTGGGAGCTATATTACTCCAGTTTGATGATAACAATACGAAACGCATAATCAGTTTCGCTTCCAAGTCGTTGACTGAAACTGAAAGACGGTACTGCCAAACGGAGAAGGAGGCGCTCGCTGTTGTTTGGAGCGTAGAGCGTTTCAAATACTACCTTCTTGGCAAGAAATTCGACATACTAACTGACTGCAAGGTGCTGGAACTTCTCTTTTCTAGGCGCTCAAAGCCTTGTGCGCGAATAGAACGCTGGGTTCTGCGGTTGCAAACGTTCGATTATAACATATTATATGTTTCTGGCAAAGATAACGTAGCTGATCCGTTGTCTCGTTTAGCTGTTCAAGAACCCAAACCTTTTGACCATGCAGAGGAAATATTCGTTCGTGAAATAGCGACACAAGCAGCTAATTGCGCTGCACTGACTTGGGATGAGGTGGTCCTAGCAACTGAAACTGATGAAGAAATTCTTAACGTGCTGCACATTTTAAAAACCGGAGACGTTCAAAACTTGCCAATAGAGTACAGGGTAGTTTCTAACGAATTGTGTGATTTCCAAGGCGTACTACTACGAGGGGACCGAATAGTTATTCCCACTTCATTGAGAGAAAAGGTTCTAATTACAGCTCATGAAGGTCATCCCGGAATTGTGATGATGAAAAGCCACTTGAGATCAAACGTGTGGTGGCCTAAGATGGATAATGCAGTCGAACTTTTTGTTAAGCGATGTAGAGGTTGCACATTAGTTGCTGCTCCTGAACCACCCGAACCGATGCATCGTAGTCGTCTTCCTTCATCACCATGGCAAACATTAGCGTTAGATTTTTTAGGACCACTGCCTGAGGGACAACATTTGTTGGTAGTAGTTGACTGTTATAGTCGTTATATGGAGGTTATCGAGTTGGAAACAACTACAACGAAAGATGTTACCAGAGAGTTAATGATCATGTTTAGTCGATATGGCATTCCATCGTTTTTGAAGGCAGATAACGCGCCACAGATAAGCTCAAATTGTGAGGAATTTCGTGAGTTTTGTTCGACTAACGGAATAAAACTGCTAAACACAATACCGTATTGGCCGCAATCCAATGGGGAAGTAGAGCGCCAGAATCGGTCGATTTTGAAGCGTCTCCGCATTTCACAGGAACTTGGGAAAGATTGGAGAAACGAATTACGATTGTACTTACTGACATACCATTCTACAAAACATTCGACGAcaggaaaatctcccggagagttGATGTTTGGACGCCAAATCCAAAGCAAACTACCAACAATTTCAAAGTATCAAGAAGACGGCGAAGTACGCGAGAGAGATGCAGTCGTTAAAGAAAAAGGGAAAGAGTACGGTGACAAGAAGCGACAGGCAAAGAAGAGTTATATTCAGCAAGGTGATGTTGTACTTGCCAAACGAATGcggaaaacaaataaattggatACAGATTTTGCGAACGAGGAGTTTGTAGTTCTGCGTAAAGAAGGAACAGATACTCTTATACAATCGAAGGCAACTGACAAACAGTACAGGCGAAGTTCAGCTCATCAGAAGAAGATTGAAGATAGAGAAATTTGTAAGAATAACCAAAGTATTGATTCGAAACCAGTATCCTCGACGGCTCAATATGGATCCGAGAATCTTTCAAAATCAACACACACTTCAACGGAGTCAACAACTTCATGTAGATCACCATCAGCAAGGCGGTCGAGAAATGCACCCGCAAAGTACGAGGATTATGTGCCGCACTGA